A genomic stretch from Erigeron canadensis isolate Cc75 chromosome 9, C_canadensis_v1, whole genome shotgun sequence includes:
- the LOC122581536 gene encoding basic helix-loop-helix protein A, producing MATFDHPPCDGLKEMLQAAVKSVQWTYIIFWKFCHEQGELVWGDGYYNGVIKTRKTVQSIEVSTEEAALSRSEQLRELYDSLAAGDHQMMTENQQPAIRRPSVALSPEDLTESEWFYLMCVSFTFAPGVGLVGQAYAKQEHLWLTSAHEVDSNVFTRAILAKSAHIQTVLCIPILNGVIELGTIEKVEEAIEFVRHVKLFFRVDNFDKPFSPPPKQALSSHSSNTTFSPHQFSNTIQLPNNAYSVDEDDEQEEEDDDNDDAEEEENGLDFVVEADQDKHSMIAMMEADELLRLDMSEDIRFGSPNDGSSNLFLTSHEDSCRAESTPGWSDNLDLHNPPSTQLLASEKLVQEDTHYSETVTAILNNQLTQRPNSIIPSCQNTNYSNQSSFTTWTRQFNRFPNRITTTSSSQSILKYILFTVPYLHSNINKSIDGEASESVAPTLRKATSHEELSANHVLAERRRRERLNERFVILRSLVPLVTKMDKASILGDTIEYVKQLCKKIHDLEALNSLKVAEKRKIRVIEGGNGSGMRRTGTAMQVEVSIIESDALVEMQCKHRDGLLLDVMKRLRELGVEITTIQSCVNNGMCTAEMRAKVKAKGNNGRKASIMQVKKAINQIISS from the exons atggcAACCTTTGATCATCCACCTTGTGATGGACTCAAAGAGATGTTACAGGCTGCTGTGAAATCGGTCCAATGGACCTACAttattttctggaaattttGTCATGAACAAgg GGAATTAGTATGGGGAGATGGATACTACAATGGTGTAATAAAAACAAGGAAAACAGTACAGTCCATTGAAGTTAGCACGGAAGAGGCAGCGTTAAGTAGAAGCGAGCAGCTTAGAGAGCTTTACGATTCGTTAGCTGCCGGTGATCATCAGATGATGACAGAAAACCAGCAGCCAGCGATTAGACGCCCGTCGGTGGCGTTGTCACCTGAGGATCTTACTGAATCTGAATGGTTCTATCTCATGTGTGTTTCTTTCACTTTTGCTCCTGGAGTTGG ATTAGTTGGACAAGCATATGCAAAGCAGGAGCATCTATGGCTCACAAGTGCACATGAAGTCGATAGCAATGTTTTCACAAGAGCTATCCTTgccaag AGTGCTCATATACAG ACGGTTCTATGCATCCCTATACTAAATGGAGTCATTGAACTTGGCACAATCGAAAAG GTGGAAGAGGCTATTGAATTCGTTCGCCACGTGAAACTCTTCTTCAGGGTCGACAATTTTGACAAGCCATTTTCGCCACCTCCTAAACAGGCCCTCTCGTCTCATTCTTCCAATACCACCTTTTCCCCTCATCAATTTTCAAATACAATTCAACTTCCCAATAATGCATATTCTGTTGACGAAGATGATgagcaagaagaagaagatgatgataatgatgacgcggaagaagaagaaaacggGCTAGATTTTGTGGTGGAAGCCGATCAAGATAAACATTCAATGATTGCAATGATGGAAGCCGATGAGCTATTGAGACTTGATATGTCTGAAGATATTAGGTTCGGATCACCCAATGATGGTTCAAGTAACTTGTTCCTGACGAGCCATGAAGACTCATGTAGAGCTGAGTCAACCCCAGGATGGTCAGATAATTTGGATTTGCACAACCCACCAAGCACTCAGTTACTTGCATCAG AAAAATTAGTACAAGAGGACACTCACTACTCTGAAACAGTTACTGCTATCCTCAACAACCAACTAACTCAACGGCCAAACTCAATAATACCATCATGCCAAAACACAAACTACTCCAACCAATCATCATTCACCACGTGGACACGTCAATTTAACCGTTTTCCTAACAGAATAACAACCACCTCAAGCTCTCAATCCATTCTAAAATACATCCTTTTCACTGTACCATATCTTCACTCCAACATTAATAAGTCTATTGATGGGGAAGCCTCGGAATCCGTGGCACCTACACTACGTAAAGCCACGTCACACGAGGAACTTAGCGCGAATCATGTATTAGCAGAAAGACGTCGTAGAGAGAGGCTAAATGAGCGGTTTGTTATCCTTAGGTCTCTAGTACCATTAGTGACTAAAATGGACAAGGCATCAATTCTTGGTGACACAATTGAGTATGTGAAACAATTGTGTAAAAAGATTCATGATCTTGAGGCGTTGAATAGTTTGAAGGTCGCGGAAAAGAGGAAGATAAGAGTGATTGAGGGTGGAAATGGTAGTGGCATGAGAAGGACAGGGACCGCAATGCAAGTTGAGGTGTCGATAATAGAGAGTGATGCATTGGTGGAGATGCAATGTAAACATAGAGATGGATTGTTGCTTGATGTGATGAAAAGGTTGAGGGAACTCGGAGTTGAAATCACAACCATTCAATCTTGTGTCAATAACGGGATGTGTACGGCTGAGATGAGAGCTAAG GTGAAGGCAAAAGGTAATAACGGAAGGAAAGCTAGCATAATGCAAGTGAAGAAAGCTATTAACCAAATTATCTCTTCATAA